The Setaria italica strain Yugu1 chromosome IX, Setaria_italica_v2.0, whole genome shotgun sequence genome has a window encoding:
- the LOC101764200 gene encoding ricin B-like lectin R40G2 yields the protein MASTFMIRCRASDDLSLAIVDGEAVLTKADARDDRQLWLKDMRYGAGLTDEAGSPAFALVNKATGEALKHSFGHSCPVRAIKFYPAGYVDESVLWAESEEHLGDGFRRIHMINNMDYIFDAEQAIPDYGGARDGTRLILFRWNGGQNQQWRIAPRSAPAAPGPELPPPEHARPVQILCRSGQGLSLTVRDGAAVLARADREDQRQCWVQSFRNTGHVTDDEGHRAFALVNRATGKALGHCRGDELVYLVGHKPDSVGVALLWTQSDDVGEEYHNIRTVSDVGLVLDAASGVPEAGGAHDGTAIIVFPRHGGCNQKWKMLPFY from the exons ATGGCTTCCACGTTCATGATCCGCTGCCGCGCGTCCGACGACCTTAGCCTCGCAATCGTTGACGGCGAGGCCGTCCTAACCAAGGCTGACGCCCGCGACGACCGACAG CTGTGGCTCAAGGACATGAGGTACGGCGCCGGACTCACGGACGAGGCAGGCTCACCGGCGTTTGCCCTGGTCAACAAAGCCACCGGAGAAGCGCTGAAGCACTCCTTCGGCCACTCTTGCCCA GTCCGAGCCATCAAGTTCTACCCGGCGGGGTACGTGGACGAGTCAGTCCTGTGGGCCGAGAGCGAGGAGCACCTGGGCGACGGCTTCCGGCGCATCCACATGATCAACAACATGGACTACATCTTCGACGCGGAGCAGGCCATCCCTGActacggcggcgcgcgcgacggCACGCGCCTGATCCTCTTCCGCTGGAACGGCGGCCAGAACCAGCAGTGGCGGATCGCCCCGCGCAGTGCCCCCGCTGCGCCAGGGCCGGAGCTGCCACCGCCAGAGCACGCGCGGCCGGTCCAAATCCTGTGCCGGAGCGGCCAGGGCCTGAGCCTCACTGTTCGTGACGGCGCAGCCGTCCTCGCCCGCGCCGACAGGGAGGACCAGCGACAG TGTTGGGTCCAGAGCTTCCGCAACACCGGCCACGTGACGGACGACGAGGGTCACCGGGCGTTCGCGCTCGTGAACCGGGCCACCGGGAAGGCCCTGGGGCACTGCCGCGGCGACGAGCTG GTTTACCTCGTCGGCCACAAGCCGGACTCTGTGGGTGTGGCCCTGCTGTGGACGCAGAGCGACGATGTAGGCGAGGAGTACCACAACATCCGCACCGTGAGCGACGTCGGTCTCGTCCTTGACGCGGCGAGTGGCGTTCCTGAGGCTGGCGGCGCGCATGACGGCACAGCCATTATAGTCTTCCCACGGCACGGCGGCTGCAACCAGAAGTGGAAGATGCTTCCGTTCTATTGA